One segment of Gemmatimonadales bacterium DNA contains the following:
- a CDS encoding cation diffusion facilitator family transporter, whose product MDATRPNCTHFTADRLPAGGPFVRPSARPPVRLLWSVLALTGAFMIVEVIGGWLSGSLALLADAGHMLTDVGALGLSLFAARIALRPADEAKTYGYQRWEIIAALVNGAALVAITVWVVVEAVRRISNPSPIRPGLFLAVAVAGLIVNVVSLSLLHGAREGNLNTRGAYLHILGDALGSVGAIVAAVIVWATGNTIADPVLSIALALLILVGAWRLVRESTDVLLEAVPKGISLGEVERCMRGVAGVTAVHDLHVWTVASGMVAMSGHAVVPDLRTHPGVLDGIQAEMARLGIGHVTVQLEVEDGCVEPVVPLRPHHPDAQAHAHHHH is encoded by the coding sequence ATGGACGCGACGCGACCGAACTGCACCCATTTTACCGCTGACCGCCTGCCCGCCGGAGGTCCGTTCGTCCGCCCGTCCGCCCGCCCGCCCGTCCGCCTCTTATGGTCCGTCCTGGCGCTCACCGGCGCGTTCATGATCGTCGAGGTGATCGGCGGCTGGTTGAGCGGCTCGCTCGCGCTCCTCGCCGACGCGGGGCACATGCTCACCGATGTGGGGGCGCTCGGGCTCTCGCTCTTTGCGGCGCGCATCGCGCTCCGGCCGGCGGACGAGGCCAAGACCTACGGCTACCAACGCTGGGAGATCATCGCCGCGTTGGTGAATGGCGCCGCGCTCGTCGCCATTACCGTATGGGTCGTGGTCGAGGCGGTGCGGCGGATCAGCAATCCCTCCCCGATCCGGCCGGGGCTCTTCCTCGCCGTGGCGGTGGCCGGGCTCATCGTCAACGTCGTGAGCCTCTCGCTCCTCCACGGCGCCCGCGAGGGCAACCTCAACACCCGCGGCGCCTACCTCCACATCCTGGGCGACGCGCTGGGCTCGGTGGGCGCCATCGTTGCGGCCGTCATCGTCTGGGCCACCGGCAACACCATCGCCGACCCGGTGCTCTCGATCGCGCTCGCGCTGCTCATCCTGGTCGGTGCGTGGCGGCTGGTGCGGGAGAGCACCGACGTGCTGCTCGAGGCGGTGCCGAAAGGCATCTCGCTGGGCGAGGTCGAGCGGTGCATGCGCGGCGTGGCCGGCGTCACCGCGGTGCACGACCTCCACGTCTGGACCGTCGCAAGCGGCATGGTCGCCATGAGCGGCCACGCCGTCGTTCCCGACCTCCGCACCCACCCGGGCGTGCTCGACGGCATTCAGGCCGAGATGGCGCGGCTCGGCATCGGGCACGTGACGGTGCAGTTGGAGGTGGAGGACGGGTGCGTGGAGCCGGTCGTGCCGCTCCGTCCCCATCACCCTGACGCGCAGGCCCACGCGCACCATCATCACTAG
- the hisD gene encoding histidinol dehydrogenase, whose protein sequence is METAGVIRRIALPPLERLAPFLPRAGGVDPATRDQVARILDDVRLHGDAAVRRYTCDFDHLDLAPAEWELGLDAWQAALARIPAALRDALTLAAGRVRAYHERQRDSGFTITDPDGTVLGMRVRPLDRVGLYVPGGKASYPSSVIMNAVPAAVAGVGEIVAVVPPAGATDAVLAACALAGVTRIFRIGGAQAVAALAFGTRTVPRVDKVVGPGNRWVAEAKRQLAGQVGIDMIAGPTEVLILADDTALPDRVAADLIAQAEHDEDASAWCVTTDAALAGAIPAALERALAGAPREAIARASLARNGLVVLVPGLRDAVEVANLRAPEHLEIVARDAEAIASQVRHAGAIFLGDDTPEPVGDYVAGPSHVLPTAGTARYASPLGVYDFVKRTSIIRYSRARLCSDAAAIEALAEAEGLAGHAEAVRGRTGGQADRRTGGQAGGRTDGEGEAR, encoded by the coding sequence ATGGAAACGGCAGGCGTGATCCGCCGGATCGCCCTGCCGCCGCTCGAGCGGCTCGCGCCGTTTCTCCCTCGTGCGGGCGGCGTCGACCCGGCCACGCGCGACCAGGTGGCGCGCATCCTCGACGACGTGCGCCTGCATGGCGACGCCGCCGTCCGCCGCTACACGTGCGATTTCGACCACCTCGATCTCGCCCCCGCCGAATGGGAGCTCGGGCTCGACGCGTGGCAGGCGGCGCTCGCCCGCATCCCCGCCGCGCTGCGCGACGCGCTGACTCTCGCCGCCGGCCGCGTGCGCGCCTATCACGAGCGGCAGCGCGATTCCGGCTTCACCATCACCGACCCCGACGGCACCGTCCTCGGCATGCGGGTGAGGCCCCTGGACCGCGTGGGCCTTTACGTGCCCGGCGGCAAGGCGTCGTATCCGAGCTCCGTCATCATGAACGCGGTGCCCGCCGCCGTGGCCGGCGTGGGGGAGATCGTCGCCGTGGTGCCGCCGGCCGGCGCCACCGACGCGGTGCTCGCGGCCTGCGCGCTCGCGGGAGTGACCCGAATCTTCCGGATCGGCGGCGCGCAGGCGGTGGCCGCGCTCGCGTTCGGCACGCGGACGGTGCCGCGCGTGGACAAGGTCGTCGGACCGGGCAATCGCTGGGTGGCCGAGGCCAAGCGTCAGCTCGCGGGACAGGTGGGCATCGACATGATCGCGGGCCCGACCGAGGTGCTCATCCTGGCCGATGACACCGCGCTGCCGGACCGTGTCGCCGCCGACCTCATCGCGCAGGCCGAGCACGACGAGGATGCCAGCGCGTGGTGCGTCACCACCGATGCCGCGCTCGCCGGCGCGATTCCGGCGGCGCTCGAGCGGGCGCTGGCCGGCGCGCCACGGGAGGCGATCGCCCGGGCGTCGCTCGCGCGGAATGGCCTCGTCGTGCTCGTGCCTGGGCTTCGCGACGCCGTCGAGGTAGCTAACCTCCGCGCGCCCGAGCATCTCGAGATCGTGGCCCGGGACGCCGAAGCCATCGCGTCCCAGGTGCGCCATGCCGGCGCCATTTTTCTCGGCGACGACACCCCCGAGCCCGTGGGCGACTACGTCGCCGGCCCGAGCCACGTGCTCCCCACCGCGGGTACCGCGCGCTACGCCTCGCCGCTCGGCGTGTACGATTTCGTGAAGCGCACGAGCATCATCCGCTACAGCCGGGCGCGACTGTGCAGCGACGCGGCGGCAATCGAGGCGCTCGCCGAGGCGGAGGGATTGGCGGGGCATGCGGAGGCGGTGCGGGGGCGGACGGGCGGACAGGCGGACAGGCGGACAGGCGGACAGGCGGGCGGGCGGACGGACGGAGAGGGGGAGGCGCGTTAG
- the typA gene encoding translational GTPase TypA produces the protein MIRNLAIIAHVDHGKTTLVDQMLRQAGAFRANQQVEERVMDSNPLERERGITILSKNTAVHWGGVKINIVDTPGHADFGGEVERILRMVDGVLILVDAAEGPMPQTRFVTRKALALGLRPIVAINKIDRADAEPLRVHDEVLGLFIDLEATHEQLDAPFLYTSSRAGTATPDLAQPGQDLMPLFRAIVDHVPAPRGDPEGPFQMLVSTLDFSSFLGRIAIGRIERGRVKVGDQVALLPLGEPGLAADEAAERNRVTRLYTFDGLNRVEIDRAEAGDIVALAGFDTIEIGKTFAAVETPERLEGIAVEEPTISVDLIVNNSPFAGREGKYVTSRQVRDRLYRELERNVALRVEPTESPDTHTVSGRGELHLGIMMETMRREGYEFQVSRPRVITRTGPDGERLEPYEELMIDVPEEYMGVVMEKLGPRRSELTEMRNPGQGVVRMTFRIPARGLFGYRSEFLTDTRGMGTMHHRFLDYGPWAGPLAGRKRGVLVADREGVVVAYALGNLQERAQMFVSPGDHVYEGLIAGESARLGDMDVNVTKEKKLTNMRASGSDDNILLEPPREITLEYALEYIEEDELIEVTPKAIRLRKRVLAANDRRKAARAARVADAS, from the coding sequence GTGATTCGCAATCTCGCCATCATCGCCCACGTTGACCATGGCAAGACCACGCTGGTCGACCAGATGCTCCGCCAGGCTGGTGCCTTCCGCGCCAACCAGCAGGTGGAGGAGCGCGTGATGGATTCCAACCCGCTGGAGCGGGAGCGGGGGATCACGATTCTGTCCAAGAACACCGCGGTGCACTGGGGCGGCGTCAAGATCAACATCGTCGACACTCCGGGCCATGCCGATTTCGGCGGCGAGGTGGAGCGCATCCTCCGGATGGTGGACGGCGTGCTCATCCTGGTCGACGCGGCCGAAGGTCCGATGCCGCAGACCCGGTTCGTCACTCGAAAGGCGCTCGCCTTGGGGCTCCGGCCCATCGTCGCCATCAACAAGATCGATCGGGCCGACGCCGAGCCGCTCCGGGTGCACGACGAGGTACTCGGGCTCTTCATCGACCTCGAGGCCACCCACGAGCAGCTCGACGCCCCTTTCCTTTATACGTCGAGCCGCGCGGGGACGGCGACACCCGATCTGGCCCAGCCCGGCCAGGATCTCATGCCGCTCTTCCGGGCCATCGTGGACCACGTGCCGGCGCCCAGGGGCGATCCCGAGGGCCCGTTCCAGATGCTGGTCTCGACGCTCGATTTCTCCAGCTTTCTCGGACGAATCGCGATCGGCCGCATCGAACGTGGCCGGGTAAAGGTGGGCGACCAGGTGGCGCTGCTCCCGCTGGGCGAGCCGGGGCTCGCCGCCGACGAAGCGGCGGAGCGGAACCGGGTGACCAGGCTCTACACATTCGACGGGCTCAATCGGGTGGAGATCGATCGCGCCGAGGCGGGCGACATCGTGGCGCTCGCGGGGTTCGACACGATCGAGATCGGGAAGACGTTTGCCGCGGTGGAGACGCCGGAGCGGCTCGAGGGCATCGCGGTGGAGGAGCCCACGATCTCGGTCGACCTCATCGTGAACAACAGCCCGTTCGCGGGGCGCGAGGGGAAGTACGTCACCAGCCGCCAGGTGCGCGACCGGCTCTACCGCGAGCTCGAGCGCAACGTGGCGCTCCGGGTCGAGCCGACCGAGAGCCCCGACACCCACACCGTCTCCGGCCGCGGCGAGCTGCACCTCGGCATCATGATGGAGACGATGCGGCGCGAGGGGTACGAGTTCCAGGTCTCTCGTCCGCGAGTCATCACCAGGACCGGCCCCGACGGCGAGCGGCTGGAGCCGTACGAGGAGCTGATGATCGATGTGCCGGAAGAGTACATGGGCGTCGTCATGGAGAAGCTGGGGCCTCGGCGCTCGGAGCTCACCGAGATGCGGAATCCGGGGCAGGGCGTCGTGCGGATGACGTTCCGGATTCCGGCGCGCGGGCTTTTCGGCTACCGCTCGGAGTTTCTGACGGACACGCGCGGCATGGGAACGATGCATCATCGGTTTCTCGATTACGGGCCGTGGGCGGGCCCGCTCGCCGGGCGGAAGCGCGGGGTGCTGGTGGCCGACCGCGAGGGCGTGGTGGTGGCGTACGCGCTGGGCAACCTGCAGGAGCGGGCGCAGATGTTCGTGTCGCCGGGAGACCACGTGTACGAGGGATTGATCGCGGGCGAGAGCGCGCGCCTGGGCGACATGGACGTGAACGTGACGAAGGAAAAGAAGTTGACGAACATGCGGGCGTCGGGCTCCGACGACAACATCCTGCTCGAGCCGCCGCGCGAGATCACGCTCGAATACGCTCTCGAGTACATCGAGGAAGACGAGCTGATCGAAGTGACGCCGAAGGCCATCCGCCTGCGGAAGCGGGTGCTCGCGGCAAACGATCGCAGGAAGGCCGCCCGGGCCGCCCGGGTGGCGGACGCTTCGTAG
- a CDS encoding hemolysin family protein, whose translation MDPSEPASTAFGLVAVVLLVVANAYFVATEFSLVSSRKTRLDEMIRAGNRKATFARRAIQSLDRSISATQLGITLASLGLGWVGEPAVAALIRGWFSGLPAAVAGIALHSVATIVAFAIVTYVTIILGELVPKAFALVHPEIVASWTAGPLLAFGWVMAGPIALLRRSSNWLLNLAGINPPGETERLHSADEIRMLVEQSEEGGKLLQEDARLLEGVFEFSEKTAQEVMTPRTQMVAFAAETPVEAAADEVARVRRSRYPVYQDSLDEIVGVVHAKDILSALRAHPGAQLRTIMRPPLFVPGTREVEDVLADMKRLKTHLAVVLDEYGGTAGLVTMEDLLEEIVGPIFDEYDRQERPTPVVGGPVLDGATPITEFNSEYGAELDDADYTTLGGYVFGQLGRLPRPGDRVAAGRFTFEVAEMDGRRVRTIRVHQNQPEPAEETAERPR comes from the coding sequence ATGGACCCCTCAGAACCTGCCTCCACGGCGTTCGGCCTGGTCGCGGTCGTGCTCCTGGTCGTCGCCAACGCGTACTTCGTGGCGACCGAATTCTCCCTCGTGAGCTCGCGGAAGACGCGGCTCGACGAGATGATCCGCGCAGGAAATCGCAAAGCTACCTTTGCCCGCCGGGCCATTCAATCGCTCGACCGCTCGATTTCCGCCACCCAGCTCGGCATCACGCTCGCCTCGCTCGGCCTGGGCTGGGTGGGCGAGCCGGCGGTGGCGGCGCTCATCCGCGGGTGGTTCAGCGGGCTTCCGGCGGCGGTGGCCGGTATTGCACTCCATTCGGTCGCCACCATCGTCGCGTTCGCCATCGTCACCTACGTCACCATCATCCTGGGCGAGCTGGTGCCGAAAGCGTTCGCGCTGGTGCACCCCGAGATCGTGGCGTCGTGGACAGCCGGCCCGCTGCTCGCGTTCGGCTGGGTGATGGCCGGGCCCATCGCGCTGCTCCGGCGCAGCTCCAACTGGCTGCTCAACCTCGCCGGCATCAACCCGCCCGGCGAGACCGAGCGGCTCCACTCGGCCGACGAGATCCGGATGTTGGTGGAGCAGAGCGAAGAGGGCGGCAAGCTCCTGCAGGAGGACGCGAGGCTGCTCGAGGGCGTCTTCGAGTTCAGCGAGAAGACGGCGCAGGAGGTGATGACGCCGCGCACCCAGATGGTGGCGTTCGCGGCGGAGACGCCGGTGGAGGCGGCAGCCGACGAGGTGGCCCGGGTGCGGCGGAGCCGGTACCCGGTGTATCAGGACTCGCTGGACGAGATCGTGGGCGTGGTGCACGCCAAGGACATCCTGAGCGCCCTTCGCGCCCATCCGGGCGCACAGCTCCGCACCATCATGCGTCCGCCGCTCTTCGTGCCAGGGACGCGCGAGGTGGAGGACGTGCTGGCCGACATGAAGCGCCTCAAGACCCACCTCGCGGTGGTGCTCGACGAGTACGGCGGCACGGCGGGACTGGTAACGATGGAGGACCTGCTGGAGGAGATCGTGGGCCCCATCTTCGACGAATACGACCGCCAGGAGCGCCCGACGCCGGTGGTGGGCGGCCCCGTGCTCGATGGCGCCACGCCCATCACCGAGTTCAACTCCGAGTATGGCGCCGAGCTGGACGACGCCGACTACACCACGCTCGGCGGCTACGTGTTCGGCCAGCTCGGCCGCTTGCCACGCCCCGGCGATCGGGTGGCCGCGGGCCGATTCACCTTCGAGGTCGCGGAGATGGACGGCCGCCGCGTGCGGACCATCCGCGTCCACCAGAACCAGCCCGAACCCGCCGAAGAGACCGCCGAGCGGCCGCGCTGA
- a CDS encoding ATP phosphoribosyltransferase regulatory subunit has protein sequence MPRASLAAIPPGAVDLTGDAVRRRRALQRAMMGVLERAGYEESSPPTFEYEEVFRRAGGADVAERLIRFVDLDGRILALRYDFTSSIARVAATTFADAARPLRFCYSGPVYRNEPERGGRARETLQVGAELLGQGDLSADVEIVRLALALAEAAGPTEFQLNLGHAGVLAGGLAALDEQLRADVRRWIDRKDRGSLARALDGARGGAGAEVQALLELPFVIGRRDAIERALRSAPAAARGGLEHLLALDAALDPAERAHLVYDLGEVRGLDYYTGIHFELFVAGAGRAAGAGGRYDDLMGRFGRPMPAVGLALDVDVLAELGA, from the coding sequence ATGCCGCGCGCATCGCTTGCCGCCATTCCGCCCGGGGCCGTTGACCTCACGGGCGACGCCGTCCGGCGTCGCCGCGCCTTGCAGCGCGCGATGATGGGCGTGCTCGAGAGGGCGGGCTACGAGGAGTCGAGCCCGCCGACCTTCGAGTACGAGGAGGTGTTCCGCCGCGCCGGCGGGGCCGACGTGGCCGAGCGACTCATCCGGTTCGTCGATCTAGACGGGCGCATTCTGGCGCTGCGCTACGATTTCACCTCGAGCATCGCGCGCGTGGCGGCGACGACGTTCGCCGACGCGGCGCGGCCGCTCCGCTTCTGCTATTCGGGACCCGTGTACCGCAACGAGCCGGAGCGCGGCGGGCGGGCGCGCGAAACGCTGCAAGTGGGCGCCGAGCTGTTGGGCCAGGGCGACCTCTCCGCCGACGTCGAGATCGTGCGCCTGGCGCTGGCGCTCGCCGAGGCGGCGGGGCCGACGGAGTTCCAGCTCAACCTGGGCCACGCGGGTGTGCTGGCGGGCGGGCTCGCGGCGCTCGACGAGCAGCTTCGCGCCGACGTGCGGCGGTGGATCGACCGGAAGGATCGCGGCAGCCTGGCGCGTGCGCTCGATGGGGCGCGCGGCGGCGCGGGCGCCGAGGTACAGGCGCTGCTCGAGCTGCCGTTCGTGATCGGCCGGCGCGACGCGATCGAGCGCGCGCTTCGCTCGGCGCCTGCCGCCGCGCGCGGCGGGCTCGAGCATCTGCTCGCGCTCGACGCCGCACTCGATCCCGCCGAGCGCGCGCACCTGGTGTACGATCTGGGCGAAGTGCGCGGGCTCGACTACTACACCGGCATCCACTTCGAGCTGTTCGTGGCCGGTGCGGGCCGGGCGGCGGGCGCGGGCGGCCGCTACGACGATCTGATGGGTCGCTTCGGGCGTCCGATGCCGGCCGTCGGTCTGGCTCTCGACGTCGACGTGCTGGCCGAGCTCGGCGCGTGA
- the hisG gene encoding ATP phosphoribosyltransferase → MSRLRIALAKGRLLEPSVERFRRAGAEPMPDAGRRLLVPSSDPDIEFLVVKPADVPVYVESGAADLGVTGTDVLRETPADVLEPLELGFGYCRLVVAAPSATPYPALPGGATARVATKYPRLAREHFNALGRPVDIVHVGGSVEVAPLLNLSHWIVDLVDTGATLKANGLVERETILEVGAVLVANRASQKLKLECYLELMARLQRQ, encoded by the coding sequence GTGAGCCGCCTGCGCATCGCGCTCGCCAAGGGGCGGCTGCTCGAGCCGTCGGTCGAGCGCTTCCGCCGCGCCGGCGCCGAGCCGATGCCCGACGCCGGCCGGCGGCTGCTCGTTCCGTCGAGCGATCCCGACATCGAGTTTCTGGTGGTGAAACCGGCCGACGTGCCGGTGTACGTCGAGAGCGGCGCCGCGGACCTCGGCGTCACCGGCACCGACGTGCTGCGCGAGACGCCCGCGGACGTGCTGGAGCCGCTGGAGCTGGGCTTCGGTTATTGCCGTCTCGTGGTGGCGGCACCCTCGGCAACGCCGTATCCGGCGCTGCCCGGCGGTGCCACGGCCCGCGTTGCCACCAAGTATCCCCGGCTCGCGCGCGAGCACTTCAACGCGCTGGGGCGGCCGGTCGACATCGTGCACGTCGGCGGGTCGGTCGAGGTCGCGCCGCTGCTCAACCTCTCGCATTGGATCGTCGATCTGGTGGACACGGGGGCCACGCTCAAGGCGAACGGGCTGGTGGAGCGGGAGACGATTCTCGAGGTGGGCGCCGTGCTGGTGGCCAACCGCGCGAGCCAGAAGCTCAAGCTGGAGTGCTATCTCGAGCTGATGGCGCGGCTCCAGCGGCAGTAA
- a CDS encoding DUF2231 domain-containing protein produces MAIRLQEIHPSLVHLPISLLPVAISADALGRATGSRSLLETGRQTIQVAAAGAAVSAVSGLIAQEEVNVQGETMDMLITHRNINLAATVLTGLMAVWRRGRYRPSVAYLGVGFAGIAALIYSAYLGGTLVYKHGVGVEPAGGQYRKNPPEFGVAGETGAFVRGAATDLVHGVKHLVQELAQGKIVPWLADGRAARRIEAPQRAERAAPEHTESAATT; encoded by the coding sequence ATGGCCATCCGTCTGCAAGAGATTCACCCGTCGCTCGTGCACCTACCGATCTCGCTGTTACCCGTCGCCATCAGTGCGGACGCACTGGGGCGGGCCACCGGGAGCCGCTCACTCCTCGAAACCGGGCGGCAGACCATACAGGTGGCCGCAGCCGGGGCTGCTGTCTCCGCCGTCTCCGGCCTCATTGCGCAAGAGGAGGTAAACGTCCAGGGCGAGACCATGGACATGCTCATTACGCACCGCAACATCAACCTCGCGGCGACTGTCCTGACCGGCCTCATGGCCGTGTGGCGGAGAGGGCGCTACCGGCCCTCGGTTGCCTATCTCGGCGTCGGCTTCGCTGGCATTGCCGCGCTCATCTACTCGGCGTATCTGGGCGGCACGCTCGTGTACAAGCACGGCGTTGGTGTGGAGCCCGCCGGCGGCCAGTACCGGAAGAACCCGCCCGAGTTCGGGGTGGCTGGGGAAACGGGAGCGTTCGTCAGGGGCGCGGCCACCGATCTCGTGCACGGCGTGAAGCATCTGGTGCAAGAGTTGGCGCAGGGGAAGATCGTGCCATGGCTCGCCGACGGCCGAGCCGCGCGACGGATCGAGGCTCCCCAGCGCGCCGAGCGTGCCGCTCCTGAACACACGGAGAGCGCGGCGACCACATGA